CTTTCTGTCAGTGGTTATGGATGATGGAGCACGGCTGTGAGCTTTCAGGGCTTCAAGCATTTCCATCAGTCCTATTGCAGATTCAGATCACTTGTGTTCTCAGATGCATAACTGATTAAGGCAGAGACATCTGTCAGATCAAATATCATCATTCTTGAgtcattttcaccttttttttttaatatcagggAATATGTGTTGAAAGAGGAAGGATAAAGGAGGCATAGAtgaagctgaggaggaggggaaaaggaggagaaaaggggggGAGGGTGTCCAAGGAGCGATGGATGGGGGAGTTGAAGGAGAGGGAGTGTTGGATGGAAgtgtggagggggaggagggggaggaggtgggcgTGATCTGAGGCACCCTACTGGCAAATGTCCAGTCACATCACTCCTTATATGTAATTACCCCAATGCTTCACCCAATTAGATTGctccatatgtttttttttcttttttttttttttttgacaaactgCTGCTCAAGCAGCCAAATCCTTGTGGATGAGGTTGCCAAGGAAACGGCTGTGGGTGGCAGCTGTTTCCTTGGTGATTTGCTGCAGGACTAATGGTGCCTGGGTTTGTATGGGAAGACCTTGAAATGATGTTCACGGATACACATGCGCACATACGCAAGCAGCTGTAGTTCATCTGTGGCCAGCCATCCATtggctgtgtgactgtgtatgtgtgtcagtagTGTCATGCTTTGTCTTGTAGTCTTGTCTTGCAGAAGGAGTATATAAAGTGAGTGTGCATATTCACCAGATCACACAATAGAAATTATGAAATAAGACATGAATCAACTGGAATAACTTCTggcaaagacagaaagtgaCTGTTAGCACAAAACCACTAATATCACTAAACTGTTTAGAAATGTTGGGACTCTCAGGACATAATTAGTCTTGAGCTGTCAAATTGATGGAGTTGATTTGCTGTCATTTCCAAAATCCCTTCTCTCTTCACTGAAGGCGTCTAAAAACTGACCTTACAGTTACTGGAAAAGGCTGCATGTGTGGAAAACACACGGAGAGGGAGGGTGCTGGACGAGAGATGTTGGGCTGTTATGGAAGAGGTCACCAGGTCTGGACCGTTAGCTGTTGCAGAGAGCGCTGCGAATTTGGTTGGGAGCACTGAGGAGAGTGGGCCCGCGTGTGAGGCCATCACGTGCCTGTAGAGTAAACAGCTTTGCTCACTGAAGTGAGTGTCCTGTAGTAGGATCATGTGTCCCCATATGCtcattttctgtcctctttcttaTATTTCCATCTTTAGTTTCTCTTTTAGGTTACACCAGTAGGACAAGAAACAAGTTTTTCTGCCTGGTCCTTTTCTTTCTCGTCAGTATTTATGTTGACTGTTCAACAAGTCAGTTATATTTAATTTCCAGTAATGTGATGATATTAACCAGTTGCTCACAGCAAAAACTTACCAGAGTTTACTGATTTCTTTTTACAAGTATAATCCCTTCCTTTCCCACCTCTCTATCCTCTGCCCTCCTTTACCCacccatttttttccccctgtacctcccccctctccctcattCCTCCCTAGTAATCTGTGTTAATGTTCTTAGCCTGTCGTACTGTTTGGTGTTCGTGTGTCAGCTGACCCACAGCAAAACTAGGTCACAGGGATGGCGTGGTGAGGCTGGGAAAGCTGTGCTCCTTCTTTCTAAATAATTGTGttaagttttctttctttttgtgtctcctgctgtgtttttctcccGCATTTGtaaatctgcaaacacacatgctgcttACTACTTTACGAATGACAGTGCAGTGCCAGGgatttgcttttgcttttgctttcgTTTCTTTCAGTGATTTCAATCAGTCACATCTGACTGCAGTCcagtgacatcagaattgttgGGGTGATGATGAATTAGTGTGATTGTTGGGAACGCGGGGTAGCAGGACGTTCGCTCCCACTCTGACCCTGTTCTCTTGAAAACAAGCATGATATCCAGGAAATGGGAGGAGCTGTAGATGACATGGACAAAAGCAGTGTGAACATGCTTGAATTTGCATGCACGCCTTCATGCTGGTGTATGAAACTGGGATAGCAGTGAGAACACTGTGTTTCAGGATTGTGCAAGCTGGGAGAAATGTGGGAACTGGCCAAGACTCCACAGAGAAAGGTCTTAATTCCTTCTTCTGTTGTAATGCCAGTTCCTTGAACTGTAGATATTTTAAACTAATCCAAGCGTCACAGTGTGCACAAGGTATATTCTCTAACACTGGTCTGGGTCTTTATttgcaagagacaaaacaaagcattcATTTGTGCTtccccttgttttgtttttttttataagtatACTTTATTACCCTATTTCCCTGTTTTATGATCTGCCTCTATTTTCCTTGTTAATTTGCTGTTACTGCCTTTTATACAAAGTGAACActtcctccatctgtttcaTATGAATAGGTTTCCAGaagtgttgagttttttttaacagcagtttaacacagagggggaaaaaacacagtatCGATCAGAACTAATGACGTGAGGGAGgacagtttttttaatgttaaaaaaagtaTCTCAGAACAGCAGAGGTTGATTATGGAACGACTGTTTTgtaacagtgaaaataatacTAGAGAAATTTAAATTATGCAGAATTTGCATGGGAATGTGAACTAtttgaatagattttttttccacatttgttTTCTGGCCTCTGTTTATACAGACTTCACCCTCAGGCTTTTATTTTAGAATCAGCAGTCTACTCACACTTTCTTAGTTATACCATGATTGTCTAGTAAAGGTTAGATGtcttttacagtatttttatatgCACCAGTGatcctcatcctctctgctgtctgtgtgtctccccTGGAAGACTCTGAAGCGTAAGGAGAAGGAGTACGAGCATGAGATGGAGCGCTTGGCCAGAGAGAAGATCGCCACACAGCAGCGGCTGGCCGAGCTGAAGAACGAGCTCAGCCAATGCATGGACGTCATGGAGATCGACAGAGTCCTCCGACAGACGATCCAGCCAGAAGATGACCAGGCCTCCACATCCACCGCCTCAGGTACAGCCATACATTATAATTTTACCTTTTAACTGATAcagttaaaatttaaaacagaacTCACCAGAAAAACTGGTAGAGGCACTGGAGAGTAAGTGGTGGTTCAGTTTAGTTTAAATTTGAGTTAATTTGTTGACTGTGTCTCAGCAAACTTTATatttacacaaacattcatgtacacaaacagaGTACATACAGATGGAACGGTTATCTTGCATCATATCACTATGACTGACAGTTTTCCTCTCTGGTTTACAGAAGGAGAAGACAACTTCGAGCAGGACATGGACGAGGATgtccctgctcctcctgctcccacaTCCCTCCCCAAAACAACACCTCCCATCTTACAAGCCCAGCCACTGCTCACCCCTCACCTGTCAATCCAGCACACCACCCTGCCTCTCTCTGGAGTGCTGACCACACCCTCCCCCTCTGGTCCCGCTCCCCCTCAAGCCATCGCCCCTGCTCCAGCCCCAGGTCCACCCCCTCCAGCGCCAGCTCATCCCATTCAGCCCCCAGCTGTGCAGGTCCAGCCCACCGTCATCGCTCATGCCGCCGTCTCCCACCCTTCAGTCATCCAAGCAGTCAACCATGCCCTGCCAGCCAATCACAAGCACCTAACACACATTGCCCCATCACCTGGCCCCACTTCCTCTAcccctcagccaatcacagcggCTCCAGCTGGCACTGCCACTCACCAGCCAATAGCCGCCCAGTCCATTGGACACATCACCGTCCACCCAGTGGCTCACCTAGGAGCTCCCTTGGGAGCTCCCCTGCCACCCCACCTCCAGACTCTTTACCCCCAGGGCGTGTCTGTCTCCCAGCCCACCATGGTGGGCCACATCACTCACACCTTCACCCATCACACCCTGCCCCACGTCCAAGCTAATCCTCAAGCTAACACTAATGGAGCCCAGGTGAACAGCGCAGCCATGGTGAGCCAGGGGAGCCCGTCGCTAGGGAAACCCACAGCAGTGCTGGCCCCCCACCCGCAGCTGGTT
This genomic stretch from Toxotes jaculatrix isolate fToxJac2 chromosome 12, fToxJac2.pri, whole genome shotgun sequence harbors:
- the mntb gene encoding MAX network transcriptional repressor b, whose product is MSIDTLLEAARYLEWQAQQQQITREEEQRKEKELIHREAESRRVEIVTSTPQPIRVNHVTWGDDAHRHPHHPPAAPPPSLPPPQVPIAVIPMVPVVTATPSVPPLPLPTPIAAAATSLNSSPPAKNASSPPQPQASRHLLCAPQMKVETSQQLIGAKPSQPQPQVQIQYPTSISTNGSGSQHALAPHQAPPAPQPRPNGVAMEEMRGMEGKRRPGGAGTREVHNKLEKNRRAHLKECFETLKKNVPNVDEKKTSNLSVLRSALRYIQTLKRKEKEYEHEMERLAREKIATQQRLAELKNELSQCMDVMEIDRVLRQTIQPEDDQASTSTASEGEDNFEQDMDEDVPAPPAPTSLPKTTPPILQAQPLLTPHLSIQHTTLPLSGVLTTPSPSGPAPPQAIAPAPAPGPPPPAPAHPIQPPAVQVQPTVIAHAAVSHPSVIQAVNHALPANHKHLTHIAPSPGPTSSTPQPITAAPAGTATHQPIAAQSIGHITVHPVAHLGAPLGAPLPPHLQTLYPQGVSVSQPTMVGHITHTFTHHTLPHVQANPQANTNGAQVNSAAMVSQGSPSLGKPTAVLAPHPQLVGQAAVLNPVTMVTVPTFPVSTLKLA